In one Dermacentor albipictus isolate Rhodes 1998 colony chromosome 4, USDA_Dalb.pri_finalv2, whole genome shotgun sequence genomic region, the following are encoded:
- the LOC135910105 gene encoding dual specificity protein phosphatase 18-like: MAQQAFEPIFDERLPLQTIRHRLSREVSTALLRRMAFNIISQVTDYLYLSGFRAITLSAVRTIGITTIINCSTDLPDMPIGADNIEFLRVRVDDSPYFDMSVYFDPMSEHIHNVHMRGGRVLVHCMAGASRSPTLCLAYLMKYHRMRLRDAFRYLKSRRPVVHPNNGFFRQLIDYEIQLFGNSSVEMVEMPNLGPAYGLIPDIYLEECKGLIWLHSIKGLGQ; encoded by the exons ATGGCTCAACAGGCCTTTGAGCCAATATTCGACGAGCGACTACCACTGCAAACTATtcgacaccggctttcccgtGAG GTGTCGACAGCGCTGCTGCGCAGGATGGCGTTCAACATTATCTCCCAGGTGACGGACTACCTGTACCTGAGCGGGTTCCGTGCCATCACGCTCAGCGCAGTGCGCACAATCGGCATTACGACCATCATCAACTGCAGTACCGACCTCCCCGATATGCCCATCGGTGCCGACAACATCGAGTTCCTGCGCGTGCGCGTGGACGATTCTCCCTACTTCGACATGTCCGTCTACTTCGACCCCATGTCCGAGCACATCCACAACGTGCACATGCGCGGCGGCCGCGTGCTCGTGCACTGCATGGCGGGCGCCTCGCGCTCGCCCACGCTCTGCCTGGCCTACCTCATGAAGTATCACCGCATGCGGCTGCGCGACGCGTTTCGCTACCTTAAGTCGCGGCGCCCCGTGGTGCACCCCAACAACGGCTTCTTCCGGCAGCTTATCGACTACGAGATCCAGCTGTTCGGCAACTCGAGCGTCGAGATGGTCGAGATGCCCAACCTGGGCCCCGCATACGGACTCATCCCGGACATCTACCTCGAGGAGTGCAAGGGCCTCATCTGGCTGCACAGCATCAAGGGCCTCGGCCAGTAG